The following nucleotide sequence is from Aerosakkonema funiforme FACHB-1375.
GTTTTAGAACTGCATACCATCAAACCGGGTGAACCTTATTACCTGGGCATATTCCTAAGTGGAGCCTATCAAGAAATTATGGGTAGCCTTCACAATTTATTCGGCGATACAAACGCTGTCCATATACAGCTAACGCCCAAAGGATACCAAATCGAACACGTTGTCAAAGGTGACACGATGAGCGAAGTTGTCAGCTATGTTCAATACGATGCTGAAGACCTTGTAGAAAGTATTCGTCAACGTTGCGAACAAGCACTTCAAGAAAAACGAATTACCTTGCAAGAATCTCAACTGTTGCTGCAAAATTACGAACGCAGTCTCGGTCGTTATACCTATCTTTCTCCTCAAAGCGAGTAAGGTTGAAAGCATCAAGGGAGAGAATACGGGAGTTAAACTCTCTTATTCTCTCTCCAACTCATAAAAGTAGACAGAAAGCTCAGAGTATGGTTCTGGCAATTTACGGGGAATAGTTCAAAAAGAGTAATCGTTATCATCGTCAATATTAAGATCCCATTTCGCTGAAAGGACTCGATCGACCACCGCTTCCAAGTCAGCTTCGTTGAAATTGTCACCTACTGCCTCTTGCAGTGGATTCGATAGGGGAATCAGCCGCAATCTACGACTATCTTGCACTAGATCGAAATAACATTCGCACTGGGGAGACTGCTTCAGATCCAGGCAATCAAAACTGTAGACATTAAGATAGAGGGCATGGTTAGCAACTAAGGTTGCTCGATTGGGATCGCCAAAAACTTCCAGCACAAAACCTTCTCCCTCGCTTTGTAATTTACCGTCCTGAATGTGGAGGTAACGGACATGGCGCAAATCCGTTAAAATTCTCCGCATATCTAACTTGTTAACGATAGTGCCGGTATCTATAATGCAAGGGGCAGGCAGCTGGGTAGGGAATTGATCTTGACTCATAAGGAAAATACCTCTAGTCTCAATGAGCCTTCATATTTGCAGAAAATGGTTAAATGTAACAGCAGGGTCAAGCCCTACAGACCAACTTAATCCTTGAGAGAGAAAGCGTACACCTATCCCTGGGATAGATAATTGCCAGCGGGAATACAAGGTTAGGGGCAGCGCGAGTTAGAAATCTGACGATGAAAATAAAATCTGCTGGCAATCTCAACAAATATTTTGCGAATGCTTACCAGACAAATCTTATTAACGAGATCATCTTATCCTAGATTTTTTAGCCAACCCATCATTAAATTTACGTAATTCACTGCGCCAAATGCCGGAGGTGGGATATTAAAGGGGATAATTTGGCGCATATGCGAGTATGAGAAAGATAAAGCTGATTAACAAGCGATAAAATGAGCATATGAGCAATTTACAATCTATAATCCTTTATTACCATTCAAAAGCCTATGCAAGGAGCTTTTAATTTTTTAACAAAATGGCTAAATTTTTCAGAATTCCCGTTGTACCTTTAGGTAAACGAGAGTAGTTCCGATATGAGTCATCGACACTGGGTTAGATGGGTTCGTCAGTTTTGGCATCAGCAGACAAGTACGCTGGCTGCGGCGATCGCCTTTTACACCTGTCTGCCCGTCCCCATTAGTTGGACGCTAGCTTTCCGGGGCATAGCCCGCCTCGCCCCACTCGTAGGAGTGGCGATTGGCGGAATTTTAGGGCTGCTGGATGCTGGGCTGCATCTGCTGGGTATGCCGATACTTACCCGGTCTGCCCTTGCGATCGTGGCTTGGATTGCCGTCACAGGCGGATTGCATTTGGATGGTGCAATGGATACGGCAGATGGGCTGGCAGTACCAGATCCCCAACGTCGCCTAGAGGTGATGTCTGACAGCGTGACGGGGGCTTTTGGCGCGATGGCGGCGATCGCTATTTTGTTATTGAAAACAGTTGCTTTAAGAGATATTGATTCTTACCGCTGGTTGGCTTTGATGGCGGCGGCAGGTTGGGGACGTTGGGGGCAATTGGTGGCTATAATCTGCTATCCCTACCTCAAGCCTACCGGGAAAGGCGCAATTCATAAGGAATCCAACCCTTCAGCTTCCGACCTCATTCCTGGTTTCGTCCTGCTGCTGGGACTGAGCGGGTTTTTAGTTATTGTCGATGAGCGCAGCTGGCTGATGGCAGCAGGTATGGTTTTTGGTGGTAGTGCGATCGCCGTTCTAACCGGTGCGTGGTTTAATCACAAATTAGGCGGTCATACCGGCGATACCTATGGCGCTGTCGTGGAGTGGACGGAAGCTTTACTACTCTGTCTCCTCACCGGACTCTAGAATGGGATGAAAGTAATTTCCCGATTTCTTAAATCTCCCGCAAGCGCGTTACTTTGAGCTTAAATTCACCACCCGCTGTTTCCCCAAATGCCCGCACTCTAATAATGTAAGTGCCGTTATCTTTAATGCGAGTGAACAGCAGCGAGTTGGTGCTGCCGTCGGGCCCGTCATCATTTTCCGCAACCGTCGTGCCGTTTTTAGCCAGCAAGGTGACGATCGTGTCAAAGTTTTCGGATGTGAGATCGATCGCCACGTTGTCTCCTGTATTCAAAGTTACGGCATAGTCGCGGGCAAAACCGCCTTGGCCCGTGGGAATATCCTTGTCCGAGAGGGAATCGGTAATTTCATTATTAGCTGGTAAGGAAATAGGGTTATACAACCGACTTTGAGTTTGAGCCCGAACTGTCAGTGTACTTAAGCAAACTGCCAGCAAGGTTGCAGGAACGAGCAGGGCTTGGCTAAAACGAGCAGCAAAAGCTTTAATCATCATGAAGGGCAATATTTTGGCAAAAAGCAAATTGTTCAATTATAAAGTTAATTTACCGGAATAGATCTATTTTTGGCGATTTGCTCGGGTCGCATCTCAGAATAGCTGCAACTAACTTAGGTTTCCAGTTTAGTGCGATCGAAAGAATTAGTTGGCCCAGGAGTAGCGATCGCTGCTATGCCATAGATTCGTATTCCATGTTGGTGCAGCGTATGGGCAGCAGACCTTGCAGTATCTCCAGTCGTATAAATGTCGTCTAACAACAGGATTGCTGAAGCAGGACGACGCTGCGAAAATCCTTTTCCCAATTCAAACGCCCCGGCCACATTTTCTTTTCGCTCTACCGCAGACAAGCCAAACTGTGGTTTTGTATCGCGCACCCGTTCCAAACCATATCGTTCTATGGGCAACCCAGCTACCTCGCAAAAACTTTCTGCCAGCAACTCTGCCTGATTGTAACCTCTTTGGCGCTGCTTGTTCGCATGAAGTGGAATAGGTACTACTGTCAGTTTTGTGCTACCAGCCAAGCCAGATTTCTGCCAAGCTTCGCCCAGCCAGTGTCCCAAAGGCTCTGCTATTTCCGGTTTTTTTTCGTATTTCAGTACTTTGAGCGCCCTTTTGAGCGCCCCGCCGTACACTCCCCAAGCAAAAATCGGCAGTTCTCCCTGCCAAAATTTGTCAGGTTTGGACATCTGGCAGCGTTCCAGTTGCCTCTGGCAGTCTTGACAAAATTGTTTGGGCGTCCGACGCTCGCATATGGGACAGGTGGATTGCAAAAACAAATTTAGCAATCCCTTTACTTTTGCAGTCCAGTTACTCATCTAATTTTTTCTTATACTTTCTAAACACTTATTCATGGTTCACCATAAGTCTTTCGCGCTTAAAATTTTCTCATCTTCAAAGAAAATATAATTAACATTTTTTCTATGGTATATCAAACAAAAACTTGCTCAATAGTTTACCATTTTTCTATATTTTTCCCTATAGTTTCCTAGATTGATTTTTTTCAAGTACATTGCGGTAATTTGACATCCTCCCCGCCCTAGAAGTCCGGGGATTCCAAACATCACTGTTTGGGCTTCCTCTTTCCACGACTCGACTTACCAGGAGGAGTTTCCTCACCCAAGCAGAGGTCGATATCTCCAGAGGCGTTTAACGTTGCCGTGTGTCCCACGGTACGAAGTCCTAACTCCAATATGTTGATAGCTGCGTTCCAGTCTCTATCCTGCATATGACCGCAATGAGGGCATCTATGAGTACGCTGACTTAATGACTTTTTGACAACTTCCCCACAGTTAGAGCAATTTTGACTGGTGTAGTGCGGGGGAACGGCGACCGTTACCACTCCAAACACCTTACCGAAATACTCCAACCAGTTGCGGAAATTAGACCAAGCTGCATCAGAGATAGACTTGGAAAGCTTGTGATTTTTCACCATATTCCGCACCTGCAAGTCCTCGTAGGCAACCAAGTCGTTAGACTGGACTACGCACCTTGCTAACTTCACCGCAAAGTCTTTACGCTGCCTACTTACCTTGAGGTGCTTCCGGCTCAAACGGTTTCTGCTCTTAGCTCTATTGTTTGAGCCTTTTCGGGTTCGGGAAAGTCTCCTGTTTAGCCGCTTGAGTGCCTTTTCAGACTTCCTCAAATGACGGGGATTCTCAATCGTCTGCCCGTTGGAATCGCTATAGAAGTGAGTCAGTCCAACATCCAATCCAATGGTTTTACCTGTTGGTTCTCTCTTCTCAACCCGTTCTTGGTCAATGCAAAACTGTACGTAGTATCCGTCAGCCCTACGCACAACCCGAACTCGTTTAATCTGCTTCAACTGATAAAAGTGCAGGTCACGAGTTCCCCACAGTTTAAAACTTCCTGCTTCAAATCCGTCGCTGAATGTAATAGTTCGCCTATCTTCACTCAACTTCCAGCCTGTTGTTTTATATTCAACACAGCCGTGAGTTTGATGCTTCTTGAAACGTGGGAATCCCATATTTCCTGGCTTTTTCTTTTTACAGTTGTCGTAGAACCGAGAAATGGCAGACCAAGCACGTTCGGCAGATGCTTGCCTAGCTTGGGAGTTGAGCTTACCTGCGAATGCAAACTCTTTCCCCAGAACGGCGCAGTATGCACTCAAATCGTACTTTCCGATGTTTTTGTTGTCCATCCAGTATCTAAGACAGCTATTCCGAACGAACCTAGCAGTGTTGATGGCTTCATCTAGCCTTTCATACTGCTGCGAAGCTCCTTCAAGTTTTGCCTCAAATACCAACATACTTAGGCTGAGTGATTTAGCATAAGCGTATTATAGCCAAAGAAAGCCGTCCTAGAAGGACGGGGCTTTAGACCCATTATTTTGGTAATAATGACAGTCTCCAGCGACTTGTGGCAAAGTAATCTAGATTTAGCGCACGCCTGTCTCAAACATCCATTTGTGCAGGGTATCGCCGACGGCACACTTTCCAAAAAACGGTTTGCCTACTATGTGGGACAAGACGCTTTCTTTTTGGGCGCTTTTGCCCGTGCTTATAGCGTTGCTGCTGCCAAAGCATTTGACTGGGATGGGTTTGCAACGTTTCACTCTCTCGCTGGCAGTGTTTTGGAAGAACTGCGGCTGCACGAAGGTTATGCAGCTCAGTGGGGAGTAGATTTGCTTTCGATTCGATCGACACCTGCTACGCGCCGTTATACGGACTTCTTGATGGCAACAGCTTGGGGCAGTGACATTGGCGTCACTGCCACCGCAATGGTTCCCTGTCTGCGCCTCTATAGTTTTTTGGGCTATAGCTTGGCCGAAAACGGTATTCCAGATCATCTTTATGGTGAATGGATTCGCACTTACAGTAGCGCGGAGTTTTTGCAGCTAGCGGAGAAACTGGAACGGTTGGTCGATCGCTATGGGGCTGCCACAACGATGCTTCAGGAAACTTATCGCTACGCTATGCTGTGCGAACGGGACTTTTTCCAAGCCGCTTGGGACGTGGAAAGTGGCAGCAGCAGCAATTAGCCGCCAGCAGCAAAAGAAGCCATGATCGCAAATGAAAGTAAAAGACCGGGGCTCAGTAGTAGCAACAGCATTCCCAAATCGTGTAAAGTCATAACACCTATCCTGCGTTTCAAACGGTTAATTTAACTCAACAATTATGGATCTGATTGCAGTCTGGTCTATTCTAGTTTATGCTTTGGCTGTTGCTTTGGGTGGTATTTTCGGCTACCTGAAAGCAAAAAGTAAGATGTCGTTGATATCTGGCTTGCTTAGCGGTGCAGCCCTACTGGCTGCGTGGTTTTTGGCGCTCCAACAAGCCCAAATCGGATTGGCAATAGCCACCAGTATAGGAGCTGTACTTGTAGTAATTTTTATTGCTCGGTTAGTCCGTACTCGTAAATTTATGCCCGCCGGTTTAATGATGTCTTTAAGTTTTGTGGCAACTTTGGTGTTCTTGTGGGGTTGGTTGGCGATCGCATAGCCTTTGCAAAGGGGCTAGGGGAATTGCCATACTTACTTCATATTTAATAGTTGGCTGATGCGGCGGTAAGATCGAGCGATATAGGCTTGCTCGTATTGTGGCGCAGCGGTCAAACGAATCGCTGTTGCCGTCAATCTGTTTTAGTCCAAAGCCGCCAAATCCAGTAGTTGTTACTATGGATATTTAATCGACTACTCTGAGCAATCCGTGTCTGATGCCATAAAGCAGCCGATTAATCAAAATTTGCTCTGATTCGCTCAGCGAATCTGTTAACAAGGCAGATCTGATCTGATAGCGATCGGTGCGAGTCATTTGGCCAGAAACCATGATCTGACCGGTTAGGCTTTCGATAGAGATTGGGTGCCAGTGAGCTTTAGCGTACATAGTTCTAGGCCAGGGAATTCTAAGTCATCCAATATCTTCCATTTCTGGAATGCGTCACGGGATCGAAAGATTTGATAAAGTATGACGCTATTCTTTAAGTTTGATGCTATGCCGCCAAAAACTATGTGACCGTAAAGTTTATTTTTTGTGATGTTAATCATTGACTTGTCAGTAGTGGAATTCTCTGTATGTTAACCTCGCTAATAAGCGGCTAAACGGCGATCCCTGTAGTCTTGCTTGCTTCTTTTAAACTGCTAAAGTTATAATAGTTCTATCTAAGGATAGATGTCTTGTTAGTTAACACTCAATGTTATAACACAACAGGCTTGTTTAAGCGGTAAGCAGATGGAACTATTGCAAGGGCAATAAAATAAAATCTTGTTCTGTCTATAAAATTTTTTGCCTAAAACTATAGATATAAGAAATTGAGCGCTCACACTAATTATTTATGTTATCAATTCCTGAAATCCTCTATGCTAGATCCTTCTTCCCCGACGCCCGACGCCCTATTCCCTAACCTCTACGGATAACATTTCTAGAATTGCTTTGGCAGCGCGATCGCATACTCCCAATTCTCCCAAAGCTTGACGCATCTGGCGATATTCAGCTAAAGTTTGGCTACGGATATCGGGATTGAGCAAATTCATCGCCTCGCGTACAATATTTTCCGGACTGGCTTCTTCTTGCAACAACTCCGGTACGATCGACTTCATCTGCACCAAATTAGGCGGCGACATGAAAGGAATCGAAAATTTAAGTAAATGGCGGGCTAACCATGCTGTAATAGGGCTAACCCGGTAAATCACCACTTGCGGCACTTCCAAAAGCGCAATTTCCAGATTAACGGTGCCAGATTTGGTAATTGCTAAGTCAGCTGCTGCCAGCACTTCCTGTGTCTTCTCGCTAATCAAAGTAGCACGCAAACCGTAAGCTGCGATCGCTTTTTGGATTGCATCCCGGTAAACTTCCAGAGATAGGGGTATCCAGAACTTCACTTCCGGAATTTTTTGCTGGATTTGCTGCGCCGCTTGGAATATTATCGGCAATACATATTTTATTTCCTGCGATCGGGAAGCGGGTAACAGTGCGATCGCCACTTCATCCGCAGAAATACCTAATGTTGCACGCGCTTCTTCCCGACTGGGGAAATTCTGCATTCGATCCAGCAACGGATGACCGACCCAGTTGACTTTGACGCCGTGCTTTTGGAAATAACGCGCTTCTTCTGGAAAAATCGCCAACAACAAATCTGTCATCCTGGCAATTTGAACGGTGTTCCGCAGACTCGGCGACCACACCCACTCCTGCGGCGCGATGTAATATACTATCGGCACTTTGGGAAAGTGGCGACGCACATAACTGCCGATCGCTAAATTTGGCCCCATATAGTCGATCGATACCACCAAGTCCGGTGGATTTTTCTGGAGGTATTCTTTAGCGCGACGCTGAATCTCAAGGGTTGGCCAAATGTAAGGTAGGGATTCTAATATTCCCACCGAACCGATCGCTGTCGTATTCCCTAGCAGCCTTGCGCCCGCTTGCGCCATTCGGGAACCCCCCAACGCCACTATTTCCAATTCCATTCCCGATTTTTGTGCTTGGCGCTTTAGGGCGTCTATCAATAACCCCCCTTGCAGATCGCCAGACACTTCTCCAGTACTGATAAATAGTGTTTTTCGTTGTGACTTCAAAGTTTTATACGCAGGGCTGTTGAAAGAAGTAAATAAATTTTAATATAAATCGAAGCGCTTTGGTGATACCATTTTTATAATGGGAATATTTGTCAAAATAAAATTTTATAAAATATTCCCATTATAAAAATATAATACCAGAAAAGCTAGAAAAAAGAAAGCCTGTAACAACCAATCTTTTTAAGATTCCTCAGTCAAAGAATGGCGCTTACCAGACATAGGGCCGCGACGACCTGGAAGCAGAGACAATCGGAGGAAGGAAAGCAAGTGTTGCAATTGTTCGTTTTCGGGAAGGAGATCGAGTTCTTCGAGAGATCGATCGAGAGTCAAACCAGAACGATAGAGAATGCGAAAAGCTTTTTTGAGATATCCGAGTTCAGCAGAAGTAAAACCGGCGCGTTTAATGCCAACCAAATTGAGACTTCGCACACGCGAAGGGTTGCCCTCGACTAACATATAAGGAGGCACATCGCGATCGATCCGACTCATACCGCCCACCATTGCCAGAGTGCCAACACGAACAAATTGATGGATACCCAACACCCCGCCAATCACAGCTTTTGACTCAATGTGAACGTGACCGGCTAAGGAAACATTGTTAGCAATGACCACAGAATTTTCGATCGCACAATTGTGTGCGACGTGAACATATGCCATCAAGAGATTGTGATTGCCAATAACCGTTGCCTCACCTGCATTGGTAGCGCGATTGATAGTGACATATTCGCGAATCTTATTGCCATCGCCGATTTTCACCGAACTAAGGGAGCCATCGTATTTTAAATCTTGGGGTTCCAAGCCAATTGCTGCGCCGGGAAAAATTTCGTTGCGTTCGCCAATTTCTGTTGGCCCTTCAATCACTGCATGATGACCGATAACAGTTTCGGCACCAACTTTTACTTTTTCGCCAATCACCGCATAAGCGCCTACCCGAACAGAGGGGTGCAGCTCAGCGTGGGGATGAATTACAGCTGTGGGATGAATCAGGGTAGGCATTTGTGAGTTGTGTGCTGCTAATTGCTAGTTATTAATTGGGAAGTGAGAAAATTTAAAATTTTAGATGGCAAAATAGGAGATTGAATTTCAATCTAAAATCTAAAATCTAAAATCTAAAATCTAAAATTCTCCATCACCCATTACCAGCTTTAGTCTACAAGGGAAAACATCAGTTCGCCTTCGCAAGCCAGTTGGCCGTCCACTTCAGCACGAGCCTGCATTTTACCAAAGCGACGCCGCTTGACGCATAGCAGTTCCGCAGTCATCACCAGTTGGTCGCCCGGTACGACAGGACGGCGGAAACGGACGCCATCAATGCCAGCAAACACAAACAAGCTGCCTTCAATATCGGGTAACTGAGTCAAAACTATACCACCAACTTGAGCCATAGCTTCCACAATCAGTACACCCGGCATCAGGGGACGTCCGGGAAAGTGACCTTGAAAATGAGGTTCGTTGATGCTAACGTTTTTAATTCCGACTGCCAGCTTTCCCGGCACATAATCGATAATCCGGTCTACGAGTAAAAAGGGATAGCGGTGCGGCAGCAGATTCTGAATTTCTTCGATCGTCAAAATTGTTTTGGTAGATGTCGCAGAACCATTGCCTAATTTTACTTCTGTTGAAGTTTGGGAGTCGGGTGTGTTTACGTCAATCAATGTGGACATGAGTGGATAGATGGATGCTGGTGTGTAAGTGCAGAAGAAGGGACTGGGTAAAGTCAAAAGTCAAAAGTCAATCATTCAAAAATCTCCTAATTTCTCATCCCCAGTCCCTGTTGTTGCAACAACCGCGCCAATTTGACATGCAGGTTGTGGCTGGCTTTGTAGGCGAGGAAGTGGGCTACCGGAAAATTTCCCAGTAAGCTCAGATCGCCTACTAAGTCTAAAATTTTATGACGCACTGGCTCATTTGGAAATCGTAATGGAGGATTAATCCAACCGGACTCACCGCAAACGATCGCATTTTCCAAACTGCCTCCTTTAATTAAACCCTTAGCGCGTAACTCATCGATCTGGTGTGCCAAACCAAAAGTACGAGCGGGAGCGATCGCCACAGCAAAACTTTCCCTGCTTGGCGACCAACTGTACCACTGATTGCCGATCGCTGGCAAGTCGAAATCAATCCCGTAGCTAAATCGAATTTCCGCCGTCGGTACAGCCGCCACAAAAGCATCGCCTTGATAAATCCAAATCGGTTCTTCGAGTAGTGCAGGCGTCTCGTCTGCATCCGTGTCCGTGTTGGCGATTAATCCTGCTTGAGTGATTTCTTCCACCCAAACTTTAGCCGAACCATCCAAAAGCGGCACTTCCGGGCCATCGATTTCAATCCGAACGTTATCCACTCCCATCCCCGCCAATGCAGCCAACAAGTGTTCTACCGTGCGAACAGATACCGAGTCCTGACCCAACTGAGTCGAGAGAACAGTCTGACTGACAACTTCGAGGCTTGCTGGAATTATTGGCTGTTCTGGCAAATCTACTCGAACAAAGTAGCGACCTTCACCGGGCGATGCTGGTAGGACTCGCACTTTAGTAACAGCGCCGCTGTGGAGTCCGACGCCGGACATTTCAAAGGCATTTGCTAACGTTTGTTGAGCTTTCATTTTTCTTGGGGCTTCAGGAGTTTGTAACTTCTCATTTAAACCAAAATAGAGATATTTTGCAATCCCATATACCCATTAATTTTAGGCATTAAAACTTGGAATATTCTTAGAATAATTATTCAATAAATATTGACTTTCCTACAAAATCAAACTAGCTTACTCACCCTCTATTCCTCGGAATGAACAGGCACTCAAGTAGAGATTAGAGTAATTTTCAATTTAATAACAGCCTACCTAAATATCCAAATCGTGGCGAACCTTTCATTCCCACAACTCTGTATACCCAACGGAAAGACTGTGTTTACATCTGTGTTCATCTGTGTTTATCTGTATTCATCTGTGGTAAAATATATTAAAAAAAAACTTTTTAGATAAATTTTAACCCACACTCCAATAAACAAATGGTCGGCAATACCCACCCTGTAGGGGCGATCGTATTTGGGCGATAAATTTTCGCGCTCACCAAATGCGATCGTCCCGACGAAAAAGTGCAAAACACAGAGAGATTAGAAGCGTTCCCCAATACCGAAGTGAATGCGACTGTCTCCATCATCATTTAGACCGTAATCGACCCGAATCGGGCCGAGAGGAGATTGAATCCGCACCCCAATCCCGTAGCCGAAACCTGTACCGGGCTTACCGCGCACACCCGCCGGGTCTCCAGGTACGCTTCCACCGGTGCCCAAGTCTGTACCGAAATCGACAAAAAGAGCGCCACCGATAATCGAAAAAACGGGGAAACGATATTCAGCAGTAGCCTGGAAATAACTGCGACCGCTACCCAAGTCGCCTTCATCGTAGCCTCGGACAGAGTTAGTACCGCCCAGAGAGAACGCTTCGTAGGGAGGTAAATCGTTCAGCACAGTTCCCGCTTGCAAGTTAAAAGCGAGAGCTTGCGGGCCAGGGGTAAAACTGGTAAATCTGACTGGGACGAAGTAACTGTAGCTACCGCGCAGGCGAGTCAGGAAAACATTCC
It contains:
- the lpxC gene encoding UDP-3-O-acyl-N-acetylglucosamine deacetylase, which codes for MKAQQTLANAFEMSGVGLHSGAVTKVRVLPASPGEGRYFVRVDLPEQPIIPASLEVVSQTVLSTQLGQDSVSVRTVEHLLAALAGMGVDNVRIEIDGPEVPLLDGSAKVWVEEITQAGLIANTDTDADETPALLEEPIWIYQGDAFVAAVPTAEIRFSYGIDFDLPAIGNQWYSWSPSRESFAVAIAPARTFGLAHQIDELRAKGLIKGGSLENAIVCGESGWINPPLRFPNEPVRHKILDLVGDLSLLGNFPVAHFLAYKASHNLHVKLARLLQQQGLGMRN
- the fabZ gene encoding 3-hydroxyacyl-ACP dehydratase FabZ: MSTLIDVNTPDSQTSTEVKLGNGSATSTKTILTIEEIQNLLPHRYPFLLVDRIIDYVPGKLAVGIKNVSINEPHFQGHFPGRPLMPGVLIVEAMAQVGGIVLTQLPDIEGSLFVFAGIDGVRFRRPVVPGDQLVMTAELLCVKRRRFGKMQARAEVDGQLACEGELMFSLVD
- a CDS encoding ComF family protein; the protein is MSNWTAKVKGLLNLFLQSTCPICERRTPKQFCQDCQRQLERCQMSKPDKFWQGELPIFAWGVYGGALKRALKVLKYEKKPEIAEPLGHWLGEAWQKSGLAGSTKLTVVPIPLHANKQRQRGYNQAELLAESFCEVAGLPIERYGLERVRDTKPQFGLSAVERKENVAGAFELGKGFSQRRPASAILLLDDIYTTGDTARSAAHTLHQHGIRIYGIAAIATPGPTNSFDRTKLET
- the lpxA gene encoding acyl-ACP--UDP-N-acetylglucosamine O-acyltransferase, whose amino-acid sequence is MPTLIHPTAVIHPHAELHPSVRVGAYAVIGEKVKVGAETVIGHHAVIEGPTEIGERNEIFPGAAIGLEPQDLKYDGSLSSVKIGDGNKIREYVTINRATNAGEATVIGNHNLLMAYVHVAHNCAIENSVVIANNVSLAGHVHIESKAVIGGVLGIHQFVRVGTLAMVGGMSRIDRDVPPYMLVEGNPSRVRSLNLVGIKRAGFTSAELGYLKKAFRILYRSGLTLDRSLEELDLLPENEQLQHLLSFLRLSLLPGRRGPMSGKRHSLTEES
- a CDS encoding RNA-guided endonuclease InsQ/TnpB family protein; amino-acid sequence: MLVFEAKLEGASQQYERLDEAINTARFVRNSCLRYWMDNKNIGKYDLSAYCAVLGKEFAFAGKLNSQARQASAERAWSAISRFYDNCKKKKPGNMGFPRFKKHQTHGCVEYKTTGWKLSEDRRTITFSDGFEAGSFKLWGTRDLHFYQLKQIKRVRVVRRADGYYVQFCIDQERVEKREPTGKTIGLDVGLTHFYSDSNGQTIENPRHLRKSEKALKRLNRRLSRTRKGSNNRAKSRNRLSRKHLKVSRQRKDFAVKLARCVVQSNDLVAYEDLQVRNMVKNHKLSKSISDAAWSNFRNWLEYFGKVFGVVTVAVPPHYTSQNCSNCGEVVKKSLSQRTHRCPHCGHMQDRDWNAAINILELGLRTVGHTATLNASGDIDLCLGEETPPGKSSRGKRKPKQ
- a CDS encoding TMEM14 family protein, with the translated sequence MDLIAVWSILVYALAVALGGIFGYLKAKSKMSLISGLLSGAALLAAWFLALQQAQIGLAIATSIGAVLVVIFIARLVRTRKFMPAGLMMSLSFVATLVFLWGWLAIA
- a CDS encoding PPC domain-containing protein, whose protein sequence is MIKAFAARFSQALLVPATLLAVCLSTLTVRAQTQSRLYNPISLPANNEITDSLSDKDIPTGQGGFARDYAVTLNTGDNVAIDLTSENFDTIVTLLAKNGTTVAENDDGPDGSTNSLLFTRIKDNGTYIIRVRAFGETAGGEFKLKVTRLREI
- the cobS gene encoding adenosylcobinamide-GDP ribazoletransferase; protein product: MSHRHWVRWVRQFWHQQTSTLAAAIAFYTCLPVPISWTLAFRGIARLAPLVGVAIGGILGLLDAGLHLLGMPILTRSALAIVAWIAVTGGLHLDGAMDTADGLAVPDPQRRLEVMSDSVTGAFGAMAAIAILLLKTVALRDIDSYRWLALMAAAGWGRWGQLVAIICYPYLKPTGKGAIHKESNPSASDLIPGFVLLLGLSGFLVIVDERSWLMAAGMVFGGSAIAVLTGAWFNHKLGGHTGDTYGAVVEWTEALLLCLLTGL
- the lpxB gene encoding lipid-A-disaccharide synthase translates to MKSQRKTLFISTGEVSGDLQGGLLIDALKRQAQKSGMELEIVALGGSRMAQAGARLLGNTTAIGSVGILESLPYIWPTLEIQRRAKEYLQKNPPDLVVSIDYMGPNLAIGSYVRRHFPKVPIVYYIAPQEWVWSPSLRNTVQIARMTDLLLAIFPEEARYFQKHGVKVNWVGHPLLDRMQNFPSREEARATLGISADEVAIALLPASRSQEIKYVLPIIFQAAQQIQQKIPEVKFWIPLSLEVYRDAIQKAIAAYGLRATLISEKTQEVLAAADLAITKSGTVNLEIALLEVPQVVIYRVSPITAWLARHLLKFSIPFMSPPNLVQMKSIVPELLQEEASPENIVREAMNLLNPDIRSQTLAEYRQMRQALGELGVCDRAAKAILEMLSVEVRE
- a CDS encoding TenA family protein, which encodes MTVSSDLWQSNLDLAHACLKHPFVQGIADGTLSKKRFAYYVGQDAFFLGAFARAYSVAAAKAFDWDGFATFHSLAGSVLEELRLHEGYAAQWGVDLLSIRSTPATRRYTDFLMATAWGSDIGVTATAMVPCLRLYSFLGYSLAENGIPDHLYGEWIRTYSSAEFLQLAEKLERLVDRYGAATTMLQETYRYAMLCERDFFQAAWDVESGSSSN